Part of the Edaphobacter lichenicola genome, CCTTTTGTAGACGCTCACGTGGAAGCACGACTGTTGGAACTCCTCTTCCACATCAACTTTTCCCGATTGCACGAGCGGAAGAAGATAGCCCCGAAGCCACGCGATCTCCGCCAGCGAGAGGCCGTGTTTCGCAATGTCCACAGCCTGCCCCGTCAGATGCGGAGAGGCCGTGTCGCCCTCAGCCGGTGCGGCGTTGCCGTTGATGTGCACCAGGTGCTGCTGAAATTCAACCGTGCGCACCGCAGAGTTCACCTGCAGCGGCGTGTGGAAGCGAGCATAATGCGCGCGCGCCAGAGTCCCGAGAAACTGCGCGGTCCACGGACGGCAGTAACGCCGGTTAACCGGAAGCCGATCATCCACCTGGAGAGCGTCGTTCTCAGGCAACGCGACAAGCAGCTTCTTGCTGCGCATGTCCATAAGGTCGCCATCATCCTGAATGCGGGAGAGCCCATCGCGATCGGCAACTTCATTCTGATGAACGAGAATCTCGTGCGAGCCCTTCAGCGGCGGAGGCACGATGAGCCGCCCACGCTTGTTATACAGATTAGGCAGAATGACAGGAGTCGAGGCCACCTCTTCCACGCTGGCCAGTTGCGGCCTCTCCGTCGCCGGCCGAACCACGCTGATAACAGGAACAGGCTTGGCCACCGAGACCGGCTTCGGCGAAGACGCTGTTTTACGCGCAGGTGCAGCCGCAGCCTGGCGCGTCTCGTTGAGCTCTTCGGGGCGCGCGTCGGAGCGTGAGGCTCCGTGGATCGCCAAAGCGGCCTGGGTCTCCACCTGGGTCGACGCTGCAGCAGCCCTGAGGAAGTCCTCCGAGGTCGCCTTCTGCGATGCTCTGGCAGAGGCGGTCAGCTCAGGTTGCGTCGCCTTCGGGAGCGAGGCGCTGACCGAGTGGCGCAGGTGACGTCGGTTTGCAGACCGCGCACGGACACGGGCGCTCATAGGCGGATCGGTCTTCGGCGTACTGTGATGCTTCGAGCCATGCGCCGCATGCGTCGGTTTCGCAGCGGCCTTCCGTTTGTCTGGATGCTTCGCCACCACAGCGGCGACAGTCTTCTTATGGGCCGAGGGATGATGCATCGGTTTGGCGAGGCTGTCTGCGGATGAAAAACACAGAGCCGCAAGCGCCAGAAGGGCCGGTATGGGGGCGTTCAAACGCATCATGTTTTCGGAGGCGCGGAGCGCCAGAGCAACTCCTAAGTTAAACGTTGGTAAGAGAGCATGTAAGTGACGAGGTGGGTTCCGTATACTTGTCGATTAACAGGAGGAATGGATGAAGAGGATGTGGGTGGGATTGGGACTGGCCGCTATCGGATTGATGGGGTGGGGGTTTCGGGTCGGAACCGTGCAGGCGGCACAGGATGAGGCAGCGAAGCCCGAGTTTTACACAACCAGGGTTCAGCCGATCCTTCAGGCCAACTGCTACCGGTGTCACGGCGGGATCAACCATCGCGGCGGGTTGAACATTCAGACGCGGGCAGGGATGTTGAAGGGCGGCCACGATGGCTCGGTGCTGATCCCGGGCGATCCCGCGAGCAGTCTCCTGGTGCGGCTGATTCGCCATGAGGGACCCGCGAAGGATCCCATGCCTATGCCTCCCAAGCAGCCCAAGCTCTCCGATGCGGACATCGCGACGGTCGAGCAGTGGGTGAAGGCAGGGGCGATTATGCCGGAGAATCCGCAGCAGTAAGTCTTCGCCGAAATGATCTCGCCGAAATGATCTCTGCTGCGCGATCAAGACCTGAAGCCAAGCAGCAGCCGCGATGCTGCAGCGGCTGAGTGAGCAAGCCGCCGCCACGCCCGATGTTAATCGCCTTCAATCTTCTGGCCTTGAATCTCCGGCCAATCCCCTACGTGCGGGATGGAGTCGTTGTTCCGTCCCCCGGCTTCTCCTCGGTCCTGACGAAGAGATTCTTGAGCCGGCGGCGAAAGTAGAAGAGAGCTCCTGAGATCGCCGCGCTGATGCCTTGAAACATAAGCAGGCCTGAGCCGGGATCGACGTACGCGTGGGCCTGGCGTTCGAAGGCAAAGCTGAGCGCTAAAAGAAGCATCAGCGTAATCGCGAACCGCTTGAAACCATAAATCATCTTTTCCTCTGGGGAGGTGTGCCTCGGTGGGCGCAATCTCAATGAAAGTGAAGACGCAAAGTGCAGACAAAAGTTTCGATTCCATGAATACTTTCGCTTCCTTGAAGGCTAAGCAGCTTTTTATCTTGCATTTCGTCTTGAACTTCTATCCGGAATTTTAGTTCGCCGCTGACCAGGCAGCCGGTTTTTATCGAATAAAGCGGGCGGCAAATCCGCGCACGGCCCATATCGGGATCTTCGCGACCTGTTACGACATGGAGTGATCGGCACGATGGAGAAAGCAGTCTCGCGATGGAGAAGCTCGCGCAGTATTCAGCAGCTATCCAGCTTGTTCGACGCGACCTGAAATCAGAGGCTCGAAGGATTCCGCCAAATTTACGCGCCCATCGTTAGGGCTTCGCAGGCGTCTCCGTGTGCACCTGCGCAAGCCATCTCCCGCTCTTAGGTTGCCGAA contains:
- a CDS encoding DUF5715 family protein, with amino-acid sequence MMRLNAPIPALLALAALCFSSADSLAKPMHHPSAHKKTVAAVVAKHPDKRKAAAKPTHAAHGSKHHSTPKTDPPMSARVRARSANRRHLRHSVSASLPKATQPELTASARASQKATSEDFLRAAAASTQVETQAALAIHGASRSDARPEELNETRQAAAAPARKTASSPKPVSVAKPVPVISVVRPATERPQLASVEEVASTPVILPNLYNKRGRLIVPPPLKGSHEILVHQNEVADRDGLSRIQDDGDLMDMRSKKLLVALPENDALQVDDRLPVNRRYCRPWTAQFLGTLARAHYARFHTPLQVNSAVRTVEFQQHLVHINGNAAPAEGDTASPHLTGQAVDIAKHGLSLAEIAWLRGYLLPLVQSGKVDVEEEFQQSCFHVSVYKRYLPLAPERDLAILHHGGTSALAAALR
- a CDS encoding c-type cytochrome domain-containing protein — its product is MKRMWVGLGLAAIGLMGWGFRVGTVQAAQDEAAKPEFYTTRVQPILQANCYRCHGGINHRGGLNIQTRAGMLKGGHDGSVLIPGDPASSLLVRLIRHEGPAKDPMPMPPKQPKLSDADIATVEQWVKAGAIMPENPQQ